Proteins co-encoded in one Paraburkholderia edwinii genomic window:
- a CDS encoding GMC family oxidoreductase produces the protein MNHPYPDTANRSLPESASTDRMTRGDRLNEDVSGDYDFIVCGAGPAGSVVAARLAASPHVRVLLIEAGGSDDVPEVMTPAQWPLNLGSERDWAFTAQPNPHLNGRSIPLNMGKVLGGGSSINVGVWARGHKNDWERFAAEAGDPAWGYESVLGLYRRIENWQGTPDPLRRGAGGPVHVEPSSNPAPTAHALLDAAQALGLPTFDSPNGTMMEGRGGAAVNDLIVRDGRRQSIFRSYIGDPRSVNSNLTIMTGTLVSKVLLRGTTAVGVEAIVNGERRQFYAQREVILSLGAIHTPKVLMQSGIGPADELERHGIRVIQPLAGVGQNHQDHVSFGCVFEYREPQRIGNSGSESTLYWSSDASLEVPDMFHCQVEFPVASPETAVLGMPEHGWTMFAGLAHPKSRGQVRLSGAEVNDPVLIYANTLSHPDDLVTGLANIELCRELANSKAFEHIVSRERLPGKMDATALRDYARNAAVTYWHQCGTAKMGRDDMSVVDARLKVYGIDNLRVADASVMPEITSGNTMAPCVVIGERAADLIAADHALAAAPDATVARRARR, from the coding sequence ATGAACCATCCTTATCCCGATACAGCGAATCGCAGCCTTCCCGAATCGGCCTCTACCGATCGCATGACCCGCGGCGATCGTCTGAACGAAGACGTTTCCGGCGACTACGACTTTATCGTCTGCGGCGCCGGACCGGCCGGCTCGGTCGTGGCCGCGCGCCTCGCCGCCAGTCCGCACGTGCGCGTGCTGCTGATCGAAGCGGGCGGCAGCGACGACGTGCCCGAAGTGATGACGCCCGCGCAATGGCCGCTGAACCTCGGCTCCGAACGCGACTGGGCCTTTACCGCGCAGCCGAACCCGCATCTGAACGGCCGCTCGATTCCGCTCAACATGGGCAAGGTGCTGGGCGGCGGCTCGAGCATCAATGTCGGCGTCTGGGCGCGCGGCCACAAGAACGACTGGGAGCGTTTCGCGGCCGAGGCCGGCGATCCGGCCTGGGGCTACGAGTCGGTGCTGGGCCTCTATCGTCGCATCGAAAACTGGCAAGGCACGCCGGATCCGCTGCGGCGCGGCGCCGGCGGCCCGGTGCATGTCGAGCCGTCGTCGAATCCGGCTCCGACCGCCCATGCGCTGCTCGACGCGGCGCAGGCGCTCGGCCTGCCGACCTTCGACAGCCCGAACGGCACGATGATGGAAGGCCGCGGCGGCGCGGCGGTCAACGATCTGATCGTGCGTGACGGCCGGCGCCAGTCGATCTTCCGGTCGTATATCGGCGACCCGCGCAGCGTCAATTCGAACCTGACGATCATGACCGGCACGCTGGTCAGCAAGGTGCTGCTGCGCGGCACCACGGCAGTCGGCGTGGAGGCGATCGTCAACGGCGAGCGGCGGCAATTTTATGCGCAGCGCGAAGTGATCCTGTCGCTCGGCGCGATCCATACGCCGAAGGTCTTGATGCAGTCGGGCATCGGCCCGGCGGACGAACTCGAGCGCCACGGTATCCGCGTGATTCAGCCGCTTGCCGGTGTCGGACAGAACCATCAGGATCACGTATCGTTCGGCTGCGTGTTCGAATACCGCGAGCCGCAGCGGATCGGCAACAGCGGTTCGGAATCGACGCTTTACTGGTCGAGCGACGCCAGCCTCGAAGTGCCCGATATGTTTCACTGCCAGGTCGAATTTCCGGTCGCAAGCCCGGAGACCGCCGTGCTCGGCATGCCCGAACACGGCTGGACCATGTTCGCCGGACTGGCGCATCCGAAAAGCCGCGGGCAGGTGCGGCTATCGGGCGCGGAGGTGAACGACCCGGTGCTTATCTACGCGAACACCCTGTCGCATCCCGACGATCTCGTCACGGGCCTCGCGAATATCGAGCTATGCCGCGAACTGGCAAACAGCAAGGCGTTTGAGCACATCGTGTCGCGCGAGCGGTTGCCCGGCAAGATGGACGCGACCGCGCTGCGCGACTACGCGCGCAATGCGGCGGTCACGTATTGGCATCAGTGCGGCACGGCGAAGATGGGACGCGATGACATGTCGGTCGTCGATGCGCGGCTCAAGGTATATGGCATCGATAATCTGCGCGTGGCCGACGCGTCGGTCATGCCGGAGATCACAAGCGGCAATACGATGGCGCCGTGTGTCGTGATCGGCGAGCGCGCGGCCGATCTGATTGCGGCCGATCATGCGCTGGCAGCGGCGCCGGACGCGACGGTCGCCCGCCGAGCGCGCCGCTGA
- a CDS encoding methyl-accepting chemotaxis protein, with product MKISIRMRLAVAMFVLGCLLSLVGILGLTGMSSSNDANRETYSNKLPRVVYIGDSEIILTRQRAALLRAAQDPTTPDLESIITKSQGFEKQSHALWDKYLALPRSADEDRLTQEVIRTRVAMDKGLDDFVAALRSRDKDAITKAGLVNNDLYAAFNTSGEKLRHYQFATAKDDYEAQQRGFTLFRCVIIGAIVLGVLAALYSWHSLRSAISRPLEAALSHFEYIAAGDLTHRVEVMSRDEMGQLMAGLAKMRDSLAHTVRTVRKGSDAIATATREVAAGNLDLSARTEEQAASLQQTAASMEELSGTVKQNADNVREAANMSTAASGTADKGSDVVQRVVQTMTGIDESSSRINDIISIIEGIAFQTNILALNAAVEAARAGEQGRGFAVVAAEVRSLAQRSSSAAKEIKQLIEQSVERVKVGTTLVGEAGATMTEIIGSVKRVTDIMGEIAAATHEQTNGIDQVSHAVTQMDEVTQQNAALVEQASAAAASLEDQARALRDAVSVFKLADDTGVHATSVRATHARMPAMAAA from the coding sequence ATGAAAATATCGATCAGGATGCGCCTTGCCGTCGCGATGTTTGTGCTCGGCTGTCTGTTATCGCTCGTCGGCATACTGGGACTGACCGGCATGTCGAGCAGCAACGACGCGAACCGCGAGACGTACAGCAACAAGCTGCCGCGTGTGGTCTATATCGGCGACTCGGAAATTATCCTGACGCGTCAGCGCGCGGCGCTGTTGCGCGCGGCGCAGGATCCGACCACGCCCGATCTGGAAAGCATCATTACGAAGTCGCAGGGTTTCGAGAAGCAGTCGCATGCGCTGTGGGACAAATATCTCGCGCTGCCGCGCAGTGCCGACGAAGACCGGCTCACGCAGGAGGTGATCCGCACACGCGTTGCCATGGATAAAGGCCTCGACGACTTCGTCGCGGCCCTGCGCAGCCGCGACAAGGATGCGATCACAAAAGCGGGCCTGGTCAACAACGACCTGTACGCCGCCTTCAATACCTCCGGCGAGAAGCTGCGCCACTATCAGTTCGCCACCGCCAAGGACGACTACGAAGCGCAGCAACGCGGCTTTACGCTGTTTCGCTGCGTGATCATCGGCGCGATCGTGCTCGGCGTGCTGGCCGCGCTCTACAGCTGGCATAGCCTGCGCAGCGCGATCTCGCGGCCGCTCGAAGCGGCGCTGTCGCATTTCGAGTACATCGCGGCCGGCGACCTCACGCATCGTGTCGAGGTCATGTCGCGCGACGAAATGGGCCAGCTGATGGCGGGCCTTGCGAAGATGCGCGACAGTCTCGCGCATACGGTGCGCACCGTCCGCAAAGGCAGCGATGCGATCGCCACCGCGACGCGCGAAGTCGCCGCGGGCAATCTGGACCTGTCCGCGCGCACCGAGGAACAGGCCGCGTCGCTGCAGCAGACCGCGGCGAGCATGGAAGAGCTGTCCGGCACCGTGAAGCAGAACGCCGACAACGTGCGCGAGGCGGCGAACATGTCGACGGCCGCATCCGGCACCGCCGATAAGGGCAGCGACGTCGTGCAACGCGTCGTGCAGACGATGACGGGCATCGACGAAAGCTCGAGCCGCATCAACGACATCATCAGCATCATCGAAGGCATTGCGTTCCAGACGAATATTCTCGCGCTCAACGCAGCCGTCGAAGCGGCGCGCGCCGGCGAACAGGGGCGCGGCTTCGCGGTAGTCGCGGCCGAGGTACGCAGCCTCGCGCAGCGCTCGTCGAGCGCGGCCAAGGAGATCAAGCAGCTGATCGAGCAATCGGTCGAGCGCGTAAAGGTCGGCACGACGCTGGTCGGCGAGGCCGGCGCGACGATGACGGAAATCATCGGCTCGGTGAAGCGCGTGACGGACATCATGGGCGAGATCGCGGCCGCGACGCACGAGCAGACCAACGGCATCGACCAGGTGTCGCATGCGGTCACGCAGATGGATGAAGTCACGCAGCAGAATGCCGCGCTCGTCGAGCAGGCCAGCGCCGCGGCGGCATCGCTCGAAGATCAGGCGCGCGCGCTGCGCGATGCGGTTTCGGTGTTCAAGCTTGCCGACGATACGGGTGTGCATGCGACGTCGGTGCGCGCGACGCACGCGCGCATGCCGGCGATGGCCGCGGCCTAG
- a CDS encoding CBS domain-containing protein — protein sequence MSRAVRELMSRDVVTIAPSDTIGHAAQLMHRHGVAALPICDGARLTGLLTDRDLAVRALWVGKPPYTLVREVACDGAECCFDDDDVAEIARQMRIAQLKLMPVIDHQHRLVGMLSRGDIAARGKPAAIGNGRSNDTRRGARHD from the coding sequence ATGAGCCGAGCCGTACGCGAACTGATGTCGCGCGACGTTGTGACGATCGCCCCTTCGGACACGATCGGCCACGCGGCGCAATTGATGCATCGACACGGCGTCGCCGCGCTGCCGATCTGCGACGGCGCCCGCCTGACCGGTCTGCTGACCGATCGCGATCTCGCCGTACGTGCGCTGTGGGTCGGCAAACCGCCCTACACGCTTGTGCGCGAAGTGGCATGCGATGGCGCCGAGTGCTGCTTCGACGACGACGATGTCGCCGAAATCGCGCGGCAGATGCGCATCGCGCAACTGAAGCTGATGCCGGTGATCGACCATCAGCATCGGCTGGTCGGCATGCTGTCGCGCGGCGATATCGCTGCACGCGGCAAGCCGGCCGCGATCGGCAACGGCCGCTCGAACGACACGCGGCGAGGCGCGCGACACGACTGA
- a CDS encoding PRC-barrel domain-containing protein: MTMLNAPESNPGARVVGEGSATNADPRPDVMAAAKLDGNKVLTADGETAGKVKDIMLDIGAGRVAYIVMSSGGFLGIGDRLFAIPWNALTLDTDRACFVLSVDASRVKDAPDFDQEHWPAMADAGWAASVHEYYGSEPYWGGRGALHDPLADPVGEMGDALEGGRGELRR, from the coding sequence ATGACCATGCTCAACGCACCAGAAAGCAACCCTGGCGCGCGCGTCGTCGGCGAAGGGTCCGCGACGAATGCAGACCCGCGCCCCGATGTGATGGCGGCCGCGAAACTCGACGGCAACAAGGTGCTGACCGCTGACGGCGAAACAGCCGGCAAGGTCAAGGACATCATGCTCGACATCGGAGCGGGACGCGTCGCCTATATCGTGATGTCGAGCGGCGGCTTTCTTGGCATCGGCGACAGGCTGTTTGCGATTCCGTGGAATGCGCTCACGCTCGACACCGACCGCGCATGTTTCGTGCTGAGCGTCGATGCGTCGCGTGTCAAGGATGCGCCGGACTTCGATCAGGAGCATTGGCCCGCGATGGCCGATGCGGGCTGGGCGGCGTCCGTTCACGAATACTACGGCAGCGAGCCGTACTGGGGCGGCCGCGGCGCGTTGCACGATCCGCTCGCGGACCCGGTCGGTGAAATGGGCGACGCGCTCGAGGGCGGGCGCGGCGAGTTACGGCGCTGA
- a CDS encoding DUF4142 domain-containing protein encodes MKFRPAGFEAALVAAAFTIAPLALGVSSAYGQNAPQNTTKSATENPAMSSTNGAQAMSDTDRQFVKTAAVAGTTEIDAAKLAMRQSNDKNVKAFATHMIADHTKLAMQLKAAVPHGVDVPKDADTSALDSIRSLKGADFDSAYISKFGVQGHKDAIAAFQDEAQNGQDASLKKAAQKALPTIEHHYEMAQELAKKKNVMASE; translated from the coding sequence ATGAAGTTTCGACCAGCAGGATTCGAGGCCGCGCTCGTCGCAGCGGCCTTTACGATCGCACCGCTCGCCTTGGGCGTGAGTTCCGCATATGGGCAAAACGCGCCGCAAAACACGACGAAAAGCGCCACCGAAAACCCGGCCATGTCGTCGACGAACGGCGCTCAGGCCATGTCGGACACCGACCGTCAGTTCGTCAAAACCGCGGCCGTTGCGGGCACAACGGAAATCGACGCGGCGAAACTCGCGATGCGTCAGTCGAACGACAAGAACGTGAAGGCATTCGCGACACACATGATCGCCGATCATACGAAGCTCGCGATGCAACTGAAGGCGGCGGTGCCGCATGGCGTCGATGTGCCCAAGGATGCGGATACATCGGCGCTCGACAGCATCCGCTCGCTCAAGGGCGCGGATTTCGATTCGGCGTATATCAGCAAGTTCGGCGTGCAAGGTCACAAGGATGCGATCGCTGCGTTCCAGGACGAGGCGCAGAACGGCCAGGACGCGAGCCTGAAAAAGGCTGCGCAAAAAGCGTTGCCGACCATCGAGCACCATTACGAGATGGCGCAGGAACTCGCGAAGAAGAAAAACGTGATGGCGAGCGAGTGA
- a CDS encoding UdgX family uracil-DNA binding protein (This protein belongs to the uracil DNA glycosylase superfamily, members of which act in excision repair of DNA. However, it belongs more specifically to UdgX branch, whose founding member was found to bind uracil in DNA (where it does not belong), without cleaving it, appears to promote DNA repair by a pathway involving RecA, rather than base excision.), whose protein sequence is MSARNEDDQNGTPEVDPQQQPARLDACRRCALWHDATQAVPGAGPRHAPIMMVGEQPGDSEDRAGKPFVGPAGQLLDNALDEAGVTRTDVFVTNAVKHFKWEPRGKRRMHKTPAQREIAACHYWLEKELSTVEPVVVVALGATALKALLETRDAPLREVIGKVLEHGARQVVPTWHPSFALRAPDRATRERVYADIVKALREAGQIAHDAAKRRR, encoded by the coding sequence ATGAGCGCGCGCAACGAGGATGACCAGAACGGCACGCCCGAGGTCGACCCGCAGCAACAGCCGGCGCGCCTCGATGCGTGCCGTCGCTGCGCGTTGTGGCACGACGCGACGCAGGCGGTGCCCGGCGCCGGGCCGCGCCATGCGCCGATCATGATGGTCGGGGAGCAACCGGGCGACAGCGAGGACCGCGCCGGCAAACCGTTCGTCGGGCCAGCCGGGCAACTGCTCGACAATGCGCTCGATGAAGCCGGCGTCACACGCACGGACGTCTTCGTGACGAACGCGGTCAAGCACTTCAAGTGGGAACCGCGCGGCAAGCGGCGCATGCACAAGACACCCGCGCAACGCGAGATCGCCGCCTGTCACTACTGGCTGGAAAAGGAATTGTCGACGGTCGAGCCGGTCGTTGTGGTGGCGCTCGGCGCGACCGCGTTGAAAGCGCTGCTCGAAACGCGCGATGCGCCGCTGCGCGAGGTGATCGGCAAGGTGCTCGAGCACGGCGCGCGCCAGGTCGTGCCGACCTGGCACCCGTCGTTCGCACTGCGCGCCCCCGATCGCGCAACGCGCGAGCGCGTCTATGCGGATATCGTGAAAGCGCTTCGGGAAGCCGGCCAGATCGCGCACGATGCCGCGAAGCGTCGGCGCTAA
- a CDS encoding PRC-barrel domain-containing protein — MKAFSRALIAAAVLATAASAHAQVAGTQTLGVSVQQSQALLQGWSAKKSILGKPVYNDSNEKIGSIFDLVIAPDGSLSAAVISTGGFLGVGSHNVAVPIQAFDLKNGNFYLPGATKDALKATPAFEYSKVDKPKKPQKIQSAQ; from the coding sequence ATGAAAGCGTTTTCCCGAGCCTTGATCGCAGCCGCCGTGCTCGCTACTGCTGCCAGCGCCCACGCGCAGGTCGCCGGCACGCAGACCCTGGGCGTCAGCGTCCAGCAGTCGCAGGCGCTGCTGCAAGGCTGGAGCGCCAAGAAGAGCATCCTCGGCAAGCCGGTCTATAACGATTCGAACGAGAAAATCGGCTCGATTTTCGATCTCGTGATCGCACCGGACGGCTCGCTGTCGGCGGCGGTGATCTCGACGGGCGGCTTTCTCGGCGTCGGCTCGCATAACGTCGCCGTGCCGATCCAGGCGTTCGATCTGAAGAACGGCAACTTCTATCTGCCCGGCGCGACGAAGGATGCGCTGAAGGCAACGCCGGCGTTCGAATACAGCAAGGTCGACAAGCCGAAGAAGCCGCAGAAGATCCAGTCGGCGCAGTAA
- a CDS encoding MFS transporter, producing MNAPSAPDSATHSATHSAANSADRPDLPSGSHPASHTAGQANERLPKSGAFQRFWCTRVLSSLSFQMLAVAMGWHIYALTKSAFALGIVGLAQFLPMFVLTLVVGHVADRYDRRRIAAVCQTIECAAAAVFALGTWGGWIDAPVIYLLAACVGAARAFEGPAIASLLPAVVSRAQLPRATAWSTSANQAAQIVGPALGGLLYGIGAAPAYLGCALSFAAAMVLVSSIPLHAKPAMRTPVTLESVFSGIRFIFREPVILGALSLDLFAVLFGGATALLPVFARDFLNTGPLGLGLLRSASAVGALAGTLWLARFPLKHRPGFAMFCGVIVFGVATAVFGLSHQYIVSLLALVVLGASDVISVVVRLSLVQLRTPDEMLGRVSAVNSLFVGTSNQLGEFESGVTAGWWGARPAVLAGGIATVAVALLWMRFFPELKRTRSLERDGEHRAG from the coding sequence ATGAACGCCCCGTCAGCACCTGATTCAGCCACGCATTCCGCTACGCATTCGGCCGCCAATTCAGCAGATCGGCCCGACCTCCCTTCCGGATCTCACCCCGCTTCGCACACCGCCGGCCAGGCGAACGAACGCCTGCCGAAAAGCGGCGCGTTCCAGCGTTTCTGGTGCACACGCGTGCTATCGTCGCTGTCGTTCCAGATGCTCGCGGTCGCGATGGGCTGGCATATCTATGCGCTCACGAAAAGCGCGTTCGCGCTTGGCATCGTCGGGCTCGCGCAGTTTCTGCCGATGTTCGTGCTGACGCTCGTGGTCGGGCACGTCGCCGACCGCTATGACCGGCGTCGTATCGCCGCCGTCTGCCAGACGATCGAATGCGCGGCGGCCGCGGTCTTCGCGCTCGGCACCTGGGGCGGCTGGATCGATGCGCCGGTCATCTATTTGCTGGCCGCTTGTGTCGGCGCGGCGCGCGCGTTCGAGGGCCCCGCCATCGCGTCGCTGCTGCCGGCCGTCGTGTCGCGCGCGCAACTGCCTCGCGCGACCGCGTGGTCGACGTCCGCGAATCAGGCGGCGCAGATCGTCGGGCCCGCGCTCGGCGGTCTGCTGTACGGCATCGGCGCCGCTCCGGCCTATCTCGGCTGCGCGCTGTCGTTCGCGGCGGCAATGGTCCTCGTCTCGAGCATTCCGCTGCACGCGAAGCCCGCGATGCGCACGCCGGTCACGCTCGAATCGGTGTTCTCAGGCATCCGGTTTATCTTCCGGGAACCGGTCATTCTCGGCGCGCTGTCGCTCGATCTGTTCGCTGTGCTGTTTGGCGGCGCAACCGCGCTTTTGCCGGTCTTCGCACGCGATTTCCTGAACACGGGTCCGCTCGGCCTCGGCCTGTTGCGCTCGGCATCGGCAGTCGGCGCGCTGGCCGGCACGTTATGGCTCGCGCGCTTTCCGTTGAAACACCGCCCCGGCTTTGCGATGTTCTGCGGTGTGATCGTGTTCGGTGTTGCGACGGCCGTGTTCGGTCTGTCGCATCAGTACATCGTGTCGCTGCTTGCGCTGGTGGTGCTCGGCGCGTCGGACGTGATCAGCGTGGTCGTGCGGCTGTCGCTCGTGCAACTGCGCACGCCCGACGAGATGCTGGGCCGCGTAAGCGCCGTCAACTCGCTTTTTGTCGGCACGTCCAACCAGCTCGGCGAATTCGAATCGGGCGTGACGGCCGGCTGGTGGGGCGCGCGGCCCGCGGTGCTGGCGGGCGGCATCGCAACGGTCGCGGTCGCGCTGCTGTGGATGCGCTTCTTTCC